One Saimiri boliviensis isolate mSaiBol1 chromosome 7, mSaiBol1.pri, whole genome shotgun sequence genomic window, TGGTATGGACTCCAAATTCCAAATGCCTCAAATGTTCCGTAGATGTGCTACAGTCTTACTTGTCCCATGCTCTTCACTTTGTCTGGAAATGTCTGTTCCTTCTTCTGTTCTcctagaaatttttctttttttttgagatggggtctcgctctgtcacctgggctggaatgcagtggtacaatcttgcctcactgcaacctccgcctcctgggttcaagcaattctcatgcctcagcctcccgggtagctggaattacaggtgcccactaccatgccagggctgatgtttgtacttttagcagagacagggtttcaccatgttgcccaggtgatctgtaactcctgagctcagtcagTTACCTTgaacttccaaagtgctaggattacaggcgtgagccacctcacctggcctaaaGTAAAGTTATacctatgaaattaaaatatgtggctgggtgtggtagctcacacctgtaaccccagcacttttggaggccaaggtgggagtatcacttgagcctgggagtttgagaccagcctgggcaaatggcaagacctgtctctacaaaaaataatttaaaaaacccagatagctgggtacagtggcacatgcctatagtcccagctgcttgggaggctgaagcaggagaatcacttgaacccaggaggttgaggctgcagtgagcaaagattatgccactgacaccagcctgggcaacagaatgggaccctgtctcatacaacaaaataaaataaaatatgtgtatacattACTCTGTATCACCTAATAGCATTTCActtatgtgtggtgtgtatgattcattttggaaaataattgctttaaaCCATGTCatctatttgttttcctttattggTATGTATCCTAGGCCCTccttatctgtggttttgctttccggggttttcagttacctgtggtcagcCACGGCccaaaaatattcagtgaaaaaCTCCAGAAACAAACAtaagttttgtttggtttttttttttgagacggagtttcactcttgttacccaggctggagtgcaatggcacgatcttggctcaccgcaacctctgcctcctgggttcaggcaattctcctgcctcagcctccggagtaactgggattacaggcacgcaccactgtgcccagctaaatttctgtattttttgtagagacggggtttcaccatgttgaccaggatggtctcgatcttttgacctcgtgatccacccgcctcggcctcccaaagtgctgggattacaggcttgagccactgcgcccggccacaaacGTAAGTTTTAAATGGCACAGCATTCTGAGGAGCATAGTGAAGTCTCCCACCATCCCTACTCGGGATGTGAATCCTCTCTTTCCCAGCATATCTACCCTGTAGACGCTACTCCCCTGGTGGTCACTTAGTAGCTGCCTTGGTTCCCAGATCTGAAACCCACAGGGCACGTAAGCTGGGTGCCGTcagcagtttcaggcatccactggggtctTGGACCGTTTCCCCGGCAAAGAAGGGATGACTACTGTTGCTTGTCTTATTTCTCCGGCTCAACACTCTCCTCCGGGCGACAGATAACTTCTTCCTCATTTTAGATGTCCTGAATTATCTAGAAAAGCACTTTAGAGGTtgcttcaataaatatatatgtattttgcgACAGGATctgcttctgttgcccaggttggtgttcgggggcacaatcttggctcactgcaacctccacttcttaggttcaagcgattctcctgcctcggcctccaaagtagctgggattgcaggtgcccacaaccatgcctggctaaatgttgtattttttgtagagacagggtttcaccatgttatccaggctggtctcttaactcctgggctcaagagatccattcgcctcagcctcccaaagtgctgggactacaggcataagccactgcacccggatctttccttttttttttttttttgagacggagtttcgctcttgttacccaggctggagtgcaatggcgcgatctcggctcaccgcaacctccgcctcctgggttcaggcaattctcctgcctcagcctcctgagtagctgggattacaggcatgtgccaccatgcccagctaattttttgtatttttagtggagacggggtttcaccatgttgaccaggttggtcttgatctcttgacctcgtgatccacccgcctcagcctcccaaagtgctgggattacaggcttgagccaccgcgcccggcttaatttttgtatttttagtagagacgaggttttgccatgttggtcaggttggccgaaaactcctgacctcaagtgatccacctgccttggcctcccaaagtgctgggattacaggtgtgagccacttcacctgacCTCACCTCGTCTGTCGATAGTGAGTGTCCTTTGAGACACaaaggttttaaattttgatgaagtccgaTTTATCTATTTGTTCTTCTGTTGCTTGTGtgtttggtgtcatatccaaaaatgATTGCCAGAGTCAGTGTCATTAAGCttttacctatgttttcttctaagagttttgttGTTTTGGCTTTTATATCTAGATCTTGGatctattttgaaatactttttcaatttatttatttatttatttatttttgagacagagtcttactcttgttgcccaggctggaatgcaatggcatgacctcggctcactgcaatctctgcctcccagcttcaagcgattctcctgcctcagcctcccgagtagctgggactacaggcccctgccaccatgcctggctaattgttgtatttttagtagagctgccgtttcaccatgttgaccaggctggtctcaaactcctgaccccaggtgatttgccctcctcagcctctcaaagtgctggaattacaggcacctggacaattttttttttttttttttttttttgagacagagttttactctgtggctcagattggagtgcagtggtgcaatcttggctcactgcaacctctacctcctgagttcaagcaattattgtgactcagcctccagagtagctgggactacaggcatgccccacaaTGACTGGCTAATTCctgtcattttagtagagatgggatttcaccatgctggccaggctggtctcaaactcttgacctcaagtgatccgcctgcctcagcctcccaaagtcctgagattataggggtgagtcactgtgccagccTACATAGATCTAAATTTGATGCACAAAAGAATAGGGCACTGGAGCATGATCTTGAGCAGGAAGTCCAAGAAGAGAGAGGCAGCATATTCCTGAAGCCCTGGGATAGAATAAGATCAGATTGTATGTGAAAAAGCAGTAGATTTttgggacaggcacagtggctcacacctgtaatcccagcactttgagaggccgaggcaggcatatcacttgaacccagcagttcgGGATCAGCCTGGCaagcatggcgaaaccctgtctctacaaaaaatacaaaaattagccaggtgtggtggtgcatgcctgtggtctcagctacttgtgaggctgagttggaaggatcccttgagcccgggaggcacaggttgcagtaagctgcatttgggccactgcactccagccctagcgacagagccagactctgtctcaaaacacacaaaccaaaaaaccaataGACTTTCAGAGGAATAGATACcagttttttcttccttaatccTCTGACTTCCAGCTAATTctacagtctcaaaaaaaaaaaaaaaaaaaaaacagagagaggaaggTGATTTAATAAGACAAAGGAGTTAGAAAAGAAAGGCAGGTGTTAGTcatgtggggaaaagggaagtaTTTGTGTTTACAAGAATCCCAACAGTATCTGGGAATGGAgaatgaagaatattttccatttgttgaaaaattcGTGCTAAGCAGATGAAGTACTCAGGGTTACCCCTCTAGCCTCATATTGGGGTATGTAGCCTACCATAGTTACCCCTGTTAGATTACGCCTTCTCCCAGAATCACAAAGGCCCACAGAATGAAAGTGTTTACTATGAGCTGTCATGAAAAGTAAGAGTTAGgcttggcacggtggcttacacctgtaatcccagcactttgagaggtcaaggtgggtagatcacttgagcccaggggtttgacacctgcacaacatggcaaaaccccatctctacaaaaaaatacaaaaaattcgctgggcatggtggcatgcgcccatagtcccagccactcaggaggctaaggtgagagtcTGAGATgttggggctacagtgagccaagatcgtgccactgcactccagcctgggcaatcagagccaaaccctgtctcaaaaaaagaaaaaaaaaaaaaaaaaagagagagagagaaaagtaggAGTTAGTCATCCTGGCCAAGAGTATGAACTTTTTCTTCAAAGAACTCCTGGACTGTGGGGAAACTAGAGGTACATGTTTGACAGACATGCTTATTTATTAGAAGTTATGAGACTAGCGAGTAGAGTAGATGGAGGAAAGTGGCAGGAAAATGATACTGGAAAGGTAGGTCTGGAACCTCCTGTGAAGGACCTTGTACATCAATCCAAGGAATCTTTAACCTAGAGCAGAGATAACAAACTGAAAATCCCACGGAGACTAGACATGCTAATGAGGAAAGACAACCAGATGTAAGGcaatagggagtggtggggactgtggcaaACAGTAGTGCTCATTCTCTGTCTATGCCAGACAGCCACTCTCAGCTCCAGTTGATTGTTGCCATGTGGGAGTGTTGGTCCAGTGTGGCCAGATCTTCCAGTGTTCAAAGAGACAACAGACATCCAGGTTTTTACAGAATGGCaccaggttttaaaaatatatgggcCAAGCCAGGCTGGGCTTTGAACCAGATATGGTCCACAGGCCATCATTCTGGCGCCTTGGCAGATTGAAGAGAGCTAGTGaagatttttaagtgaaaaaaggtATATGATCATATCTGTGCTTTAGAAAAATCAGATtgctgccaggcacagtgactcatccctgtaatccaagcactttgggaggccaaggtggatggaccacctgaggttgggagtttgagaccagcttgatcaacatggacaaaccccgtctctactaaaaatgtaaaattagccgggcatggtggcgcatgcctgtaatcccagctactcaggaggctgaggcaggggaatcgcttaacctgggaggtggaggttgtggtgagccaagatcctgccattgcactccagcctgggtaacaagagggcaaccccatctcaaaaaaaaaaaaagaaaagaaaagaaagaaaaatcagattgTTATGTGGAAGACGGCTTACAGGAAATAGATGAGAGGAAGGGAAACCAGTTAGGAAATTGTTTCAACAGTTCAGGTGGGAGGTGACCGCAGTCTGTGCTAGGGCGAGGCAGGGGAGAATGTTGGTGGACACATTTGGAGTCCAGCATCCACTGGGAAGAATTTAGCTTCAATGTGCACCTAGAAGACAGATACATTCTTTCAATGCACCCCGTCTTTTccaccccattttctttttctttctttttttaaattgagatggagtctcattctgtcgccaggctggagggcagtggcgcagtcttggttcactgcaacctccacctcccgggttcaagcgactctcctgcctcagcctcccgagtagctgggattacagatgcgtgccaccacacccggctgattttgtatatttttagtagagatgaggattcaccatgttggccaggctggtctcaaacgcctgacctcaagtgatccacccacctcagcctcccaaaatgctgggatcacaggtgcgagCCACGGCGCCACACTTTTACCCCATTTTCTAAACTGGAAGCTGAAAGGCACAGGGCAGATTGATAATCCTGAAAGCCAAAGGACAGGACATTTCAGCAAAGACTCCAGTTTTCGGTGCAGTCTAATTTTACTCACGATTGCTTTAGAGATAGATTCCTTAACCAACTCCTCCAGTCCTCATCCGCTCCCAGGGGGCAATTTTAATGGATGGGCTCAGCacataattgaaatttaaaaagtaaatctcaTGGTGTTTGGCTCTCTCCAGCAGCCAGTGGAAACTCAGAGCTAAATCTTGTGAAAGTTCTAGGCTCTGCTTCCCAGCAGAGGGGGAAACCGGCTCCCAAAGAGGCCGTTTCATGGAGACAGACGTATGAGAAGTGGGCTTTGGATCTATTTCATGGTCTTGCTGCTTGTGCAACTGGCCGCTTGGGTTCACGGAAGGATGCaaagggaggggaggtgggaatgGAGGGGAGGAAAGGTGACTCCCGTCGAGGAATGTGTCTCACACCCATCAAGTATCATGATTAGAACTGTTTTCTCCGCAGACTCTTCCAATTTTTGAACGGGGTATTTTTGGGCACAGGAAATGGCCCGGAGGAGCTGCAGAGCAAAGCCTCCCCTCTCTGGCACCGCTTGGGAGTGCCCCGTGGGATGAGGGAGAGGACGAGGCAGTCAGGCAAAGGTTAGGGGAGGGAAGCAAAGGCAGGGACCCAGAACGACTCCAGCAAATGTTTGGATTTCTCCACCAGGAGGGAGGACAAACAAgcttttttcttgccttctggGCAGCTCTGTGTGCTCTCCAGCTCGGACTCCGAGGAGGAAGGGCgaagctgaaaataaaaattatctggagcTGGACCCAACGGCTCCTCCACTGCACGAAGCTCATCGGAGCCCCGCAGCCCGCCGCCTCCCAGAAATGACCACTTTGGCTAAATTGCATGCATTTCCAAGCTTCGTCCGGCTGCAGGCTTCGCCTCTGGGAGAGGCAGGCGGCTTGTGAGCCGGGCTCCAGAGGCAGGACCTCCCTGGGTCTCTCATTTCCTGGCTGAAGTTTCTCTTCTCGGTGCTGTGGCAGCATCCAACCCACACTCGCAGAACCCGCGTCCTGGGTGATGAGGTCAGACACGCAGCAGCTAGGTGAGTGGTGACGCTCAGATAAGCATCTGTGCCTTTGTGGGGACTCCCTGGGCTGCTCCGCACCCGGACACTCGCTCTGTCCCCGCCATGTACAACGGATCGTGCTGCCACATCGAGGGGGACGCCATCTCCCAGGTGATGCCGCCGCTGCTCATCGTGGCGTTTGTGCTGGGCTTGTTGGGCAATGGGGTCGCCCTGTGTGGTTTCTGCTTCCACATGAAGACCTGGAAGCCAAGCACTGTTTACCTTTTCAACTTGGCCGTGGCTGATTTCctcctcatgatctgcctgccttttcGGACAGACTATTACCTTAGACGTAGACACTGGGCTTTGGGGGACATTCCCTGCCGGGTGGGGCTCTTCACTTTGGCCATGAACCGGGCCGGGAGCATCGTGTTCCTTACGGTGGTGGCGGTGGACAGGTATTTCAAAGTGGTCCATCCCCACCACGCGGTGAACGCCATCTCCAACCGGAAGGCAGCTGGCATCGTCTGCGCCCTGTGGACCCTGGTCATTCTGGGAACGCTGTATCTTCTGCTGGAGAACCATCTCTGTGTGCAAGACACAGCCGTCTCCTGTGAGAGCTTCATCATGGAGTCCGCCAATGGCTGGCACGACATTATGTTCCAGCTGGAGTTCTTTCTGCCCCTTGGCATCATCTTATTTTGCTCCTTCAAGATCgtttggagcctgaggcagaggcagcagctggCCAGACAGGCTCGGATGAAGAGGGCGACCCGATTCATCATGGTGGTGGCGGTTGTGTTCATCACATGCTACCTGCCCAGCGTGTCTGCCAGGCTCTATTTCCTCTGGACAGTGCCCTCGAGTGCCTGCGATCCATCTGTCCATGTGGCCCTGCACGTTACCCTCAGCTTCACCTACATGAACAGCATGCTGGATCCCCtggtgtattatttttcaagCCCCTGGTTTCCCAGATTCTACAAGAAGCTCAAAATCTGCAGTCTGAAACCCAAGCAGCCAGGACACTCGAAAACACAAAGGCTGGAAGAGATGCCAGTTTCGAGCTTCGGTTGCAAGAGTTCCATCAGTGTGGCAAATAGTTTCCAAACCCTGTCTGACGGGCAGTGGGATCCCCAAATGCGCTGAGTGGCGCTGAACAAACAGACCCACAGGGTTGAGGAAGACAGAGTGGTGACCTAGAGTTAACTCATGCTAAGGGGTTGGGGGCTTTGAAATTGCCACTCCCCTTTCTTATTGCAAGATGGCTTCACACACATGAGCTGCATCCTTCTCATTCTGTCGgaaatgaaattcacataacTG contains:
- the HCAR1 gene encoding hydroxycarboxylic acid receptor 1, encoding MYNGSCCHIEGDAISQVMPPLLIVAFVLGLLGNGVALCGFCFHMKTWKPSTVYLFNLAVADFLLMICLPFRTDYYLRRRHWALGDIPCRVGLFTLAMNRAGSIVFLTVVAVDRYFKVVHPHHAVNAISNRKAAGIVCALWTLVILGTLYLLLENHLCVQDTAVSCESFIMESANGWHDIMFQLEFFLPLGIILFCSFKIVWSLRQRQQLARQARMKRATRFIMVVAVVFITCYLPSVSARLYFLWTVPSSACDPSVHVALHVTLSFTYMNSMLDPLVYYFSSPWFPRFYKKLKICSLKPKQPGHSKTQRLEEMPVSSFGCKSSISVANSFQTLSDGQWDPQMR